In a genomic window of Lacrimispora sp. BS-2:
- the rpsP gene encoding 30S ribosomal protein S16: MAVKMRLKRMGQKKAPFYRIVVADSRSPRDGRFIEEIGYYDPTTEPSVIKFNEENAKKWLTAGAQPTEVVSKLLKIAGIQ; this comes from the coding sequence ATGGCAGTAAAAATGAGATTAAAAAGAATGGGTCAGAAAAAGGCTCCTTTCTATAGAATTGTAGTTGCAGATTCCAGATCTCCAAGAGATGGCAGATTCATCGAAGAGATTGGTTACTATGATCCTACCACAGAACCAAGCGTAATCAAGTTTAATGAAGAGAATGCTAAGAAGTGGTTAACAGCAGGTGCTCAGCCAACTGAAGTTGTAAGCAAGCTTTTAAAGATCGCCGGTATCCAGTAG
- a CDS encoding KH domain-containing protein → MKELVEVIARALVDNPDQVVVTETVKEDEIILELTVAPSDMGKVIGKQGRIAKAIRSVVKAAASKEDKKVTVEIQ, encoded by the coding sequence ATGAAGGAATTAGTAGAAGTAATTGCAAGAGCACTGGTTGATAATCCGGATCAGGTTGTTGTTACTGAAACCGTAAAAGAGGATGAGATAATCCTTGAACTTACGGTTGCACCTTCCGACATGGGTAAGGTAATTGGCAAGCAGGGCAGGATCGCAAAAGCTATCCGCTCTGTTGTAAAAGCAGCAGCCTCCAAAGAAGACAAAAAGGTTACTGTAGAGATCCAGTAA
- the rimM gene encoding ribosome maturation factor RimM (Essential for efficient processing of 16S rRNA), whose product MENLLRVGVISSTHGVRGEVKVYPTTDDVNRFNSLKNVILDTGKEHMDLEIQGVKFFKNMVILKFKGYDSIDDIEKYKGKDLLITRDQAVELGPDENFIVDLIGLRVVTEDGKEFGTLTDVIKTGANDVYEVKTAEGKEVLLPAIKECVLNVDLRSGIVTVHIMDGLLD is encoded by the coding sequence ATGGAAAATTTGTTAAGAGTTGGCGTAATTTCCTCTACCCATGGGGTGAGGGGAGAAGTAAAGGTTTATCCAACCACAGATGATGTAAATCGCTTTAATAGTTTAAAAAATGTAATCCTGGATACTGGAAAAGAGCATATGGATCTTGAAATCCAGGGAGTAAAGTTTTTTAAGAATATGGTAATCCTTAAGTTTAAAGGATATGATTCCATTGATGATATTGAAAAATACAAAGGAAAAGATTTACTCATAACCAGGGACCAGGCTGTAGAACTGGGACCGGATGAAAATTTCATTGTTGACTTAATCGGGCTTCGTGTAGTCACTGAAGATGGAAAAGAATTTGGAACACTGACCGATGTGATCAAGACCGGAGCCAATGATGTCTATGAAGTAAAAACGGCCGAAGGGAAGGAAGTCCTGCTTCCTGCAATCAAGGAATGCGTGTTAAATGTGGATTTAAGGTCAGGAATTGTTACGGTTCACATCATGGACGGGCTTCTGGATTAA
- the trmD gene encoding tRNA (guanosine(37)-N1)-methyltransferase TrmD, which yields MNYHILTLFPEMVLNGLHTSIIGRAAEKGLLSIEAIDIREYSTDKHRHVDDYPYGGGAGMVMQPMPICEAYDDLCEKTGKKPRVIYMTPQGRVFNQRIAEELAKEEDLVFLCGHYEGIDERALELVATDYLSIGDYVLTGGELPAMVMIDCISRLIPGVLNNDTSAEFESFHDNLLEYPQYTRPEEYRGLKVPDILLSGHHKNIDTWRREQSIKRTLERRPDLLSDANLSKKEAEYLKKLENEQEKRE from the coding sequence ATGAACTATCACATATTAACCCTGTTTCCTGAAATGGTCCTAAACGGCCTCCACACCAGTATTATCGGAAGAGCGGCAGAAAAGGGCCTGCTTTCCATTGAAGCCATTGATATCCGGGAATATTCAACAGACAAGCACCGCCATGTGGATGATTATCCTTATGGGGGCGGAGCTGGAATGGTCATGCAGCCCATGCCTATCTGTGAAGCCTATGATGACTTGTGTGAGAAAACCGGGAAAAAGCCCCGGGTTATTTACATGACTCCTCAGGGAAGGGTTTTTAACCAGAGAATTGCAGAGGAGCTGGCAAAGGAAGAAGACCTTGTTTTTCTATGCGGGCATTATGAAGGAATTGATGAGAGAGCTTTGGAGCTTGTTGCCACGGATTATCTTTCCATTGGTGACTATGTGCTGACAGGAGGCGAGCTTCCGGCCATGGTCATGATAGACTGCATTTCCCGGCTGATTCCAGGGGTCTTAAACAACGATACCTCTGCAGAATTTGAATCCTTTCACGATAATCTGCTGGAATATCCCCAGTATACCAGGCCGGAAGAGTACAGGGGACTTAAGGTTCCTGACATCCTTTTATCCGGTCATCATAAGAATATCGATACCTGGAGAAGGGAACAATCCATTAAGCGGACCCTGGAACGCAGGCCGGATCTTTTGTCGGATGCCAACCTGTCCAAAAAAGAAGCGGAATATTTAAAAAAGCTTGAAAATGAGCAGGAAAAACGGGAATAA
- the rplS gene encoding 50S ribosomal protein L19, translated as MNEIIKNIEAAQLKQEVPQFNVGDTVKVYNKIKEGARERIQIFEGTVIKRQNGGARETFTVRKNSNGIGVEKTWPLHSPSVDNIEVVRKGKVRRAKLYYLRDRVGKAAKVKESVK; from the coding sequence ATGAACGAAATTATTAAGAATATTGAAGCAGCACAGTTAAAGCAGGAAGTTCCACAGTTCAACGTTGGCGATACCGTTAAGGTATACAACAAGATCAAAGAGGGAGCCCGCGAAAGAATCCAGATTTTTGAAGGAACTGTTATCAAAAGACAGAACGGCGGCGCCAGAGAGACATTTACCGTAAGAAAGAATTCTAACGGCATCGGCGTTGAGAAGACCTGGCCATTACATTCCCCTTCCGTAGACAACATTGAAGTTGTAAGAAAGGGTAAAGTAAGAAGAGCAAAGCTGTATTACTTAAGAGACAGAGTTGGTAAAGCTGCCAAGGTTAAAGAATCAGTTAAATAA
- the lepB gene encoding signal peptidase I, whose translation MDFYHSEDNNRLRQIVNWVVDIVVVIALAWFLVYAYGTQIAIAGHSMLPLLASNDVVLMDRLVYDFGNPDRFDVVVFQREDQKMNVKRVIGLPGETVQIKNDEIFIDGEKLKEPSGSGRISLAGLAEKPVKLEDDEYFLLGDNRDSSEDSRFANIGNVSRDQIQGKVWFRMLPFIKMELIRSK comes from the coding sequence ATGGATTTTTATCACAGTGAAGATAATAATAGGCTCCGGCAAATAGTCAACTGGGTGGTTGACATTGTAGTAGTGATTGCATTAGCATGGTTTCTGGTCTATGCTTATGGAACACAGATCGCGATTGCAGGGCATTCCATGCTTCCTCTTCTCGCCTCGAATGACGTAGTTTTGATGGACCGGCTGGTTTATGATTTTGGAAACCCGGACCGGTTTGACGTGGTGGTATTTCAAAGAGAAGACCAGAAAATGAATGTAAAGAGGGTCATCGGCCTGCCAGGTGAAACTGTGCAGATAAAAAATGATGAAATCTTTATTGACGGCGAAAAACTAAAAGAACCCTCCGGTTCCGGCAGGATTTCTCTGGCCGGGCTTGCGGAAAAGCCGGTTAAGCTTGAAGATGATGAATATTTCCTGTTGGGTGATAACAGGGACAGCAGCGAGGACAGCCGTTTTGCCAATATCGGAAATGTAAGCAGAGACCAGATCCAGGGAAAGGTATGGTTCCGGATGCTGCCTTTTATAAAAATGGAACTAATTCGTTCAAAGTAG
- the ylqF gene encoding ribosome biogenesis GTPase YlqF — MNIQWYPGHMTKAKRAMKEDIKLIDLIIELVDARVPLSSRNPDIDDLGAGKARIVLLNKSDLADERYNSAWESYFIAKGCHVIKVNSKSGAGLKQINGVVQEACKEKIERDRRRGILNRPVRAMVVGIPNVGKSTFINSFAGKACTKTGNRPGVTKGNQWIRLNKSLELLDTPGILWPKFEDQQVGIKLAIIGSVNDEILNKDELAMELIRFLTKEYPKVLSERYGIETEDSLEALRQVAQARACLAKGGELDLVKASNLLIDDFRSGKLGRMTLELPVQ; from the coding sequence ATGAATATACAATGGTATCCAGGTCATATGACCAAAGCCAAGAGGGCTATGAAAGAAGATATCAAATTAATTGATTTGATAATAGAACTGGTGGACGCAAGAGTCCCCTTAAGCAGCCGAAACCCTGATATTGATGATTTAGGGGCCGGAAAAGCGCGGATTGTTCTGCTTAATAAATCCGATCTTGCGGATGAACGTTACAACAGCGCCTGGGAGTCTTATTTTATAGCCAAGGGCTGCCACGTTATCAAGGTGAATTCCAAAAGCGGGGCAGGATTAAAGCAGATTAATGGTGTTGTCCAGGAGGCATGTAAGGAGAAAATAGAGCGTGACCGCAGAAGAGGAATTTTAAACCGCCCGGTGAGAGCCATGGTGGTTGGGATCCCCAACGTGGGAAAGTCTACTTTCATCAATTCCTTTGCAGGAAAAGCATGCACAAAAACAGGAAACAGGCCAGGAGTGACCAAAGGGAATCAATGGATCAGGCTGAATAAAAGCCTGGAGCTTCTTGATACTCCCGGCATTTTATGGCCGAAATTTGAAGATCAGCAGGTAGGAATCAAGCTGGCCATCATTGGATCCGTCAATGACGAGATCTTGAATAAGGATGAACTGGCAATGGAACTCATCCGTTTCCTGACAAAAGAATATCCCAAGGTTCTTTCCGAAAGATATGGAATAGAAACAGAAGATTCTCTGGAGGCATTAAGGCAGGTGGCACAGGCAAGGGCCTGTCTTGCAAAGGGCGGAGAGCTGGATCTGGTGAAGGCTTCCAATCTTTTGATTGACGATTTCAGAAGCGGAAAGCTGGGCCGGATGACTCTGGAATTACCTGTGCAGTAG
- a CDS encoding ribonuclease HII, which translates to MRKLTEEKLQAERERLENMKEFEYQYEDHILVCGIDEAGRGPLAGPVVAGAVILPRACEILFLNDSKKLSEKRREALYEEIREKASAFAVGVVGADRIDEINILQATYEAMRLAINKLGVEPEVLLNDAVTIPGIAVSQVPIVKGDSKSVSIAAASIMAKVTRDHMMEEYDKIFPEYGFAKHKGYGTAVHINALKEFGPCPIHRRSFIKNFVGGSL; encoded by the coding sequence ATGAGAAAATTAACAGAAGAAAAACTTCAGGCAGAACGAGAGCGTCTGGAGAACATGAAAGAGTTTGAATACCAGTATGAGGATCATATACTGGTCTGCGGGATCGATGAGGCAGGACGGGGGCCTCTGGCAGGACCGGTGGTGGCCGGCGCAGTGATCCTTCCCAGGGCCTGCGAGATTCTCTTTTTAAATGATTCAAAAAAGCTGTCAGAGAAACGGCGGGAAGCCCTGTATGAAGAGATCCGGGAAAAAGCCTCCGCTTTTGCGGTGGGAGTAGTGGGGGCAGACAGGATCGATGAAATAAACATCCTGCAGGCTACCTATGAAGCCATGAGGCTTGCCATAAATAAATTGGGAGTGGAGCCGGAAGTTCTTTTAAATGATGCGGTTACGATCCCAGGCATTGCCGTTTCCCAGGTTCCCATTGTCAAAGGAGATTCAAAAAGTGTGTCAATTGCTGCCGCAAGCATTATGGCCAAAGTGACCAGGGATCATATGATGGAAGAATATGATAAAATATTTCCGGAATATGGTTTTGCAAAGCATAAAGGATATGGGACGGCTGTTCATATTAATGCCTTAAAGGAGTTTGGCCCCTGCCCCATTCACAGGCGCAGTTTTATTAAAAATTTTGTGGGAGGTTCTCTTTGA
- a CDS encoding YraN family protein, with protein MKNHREVGREFEDAAAAYLESKGYVILERNYGDRKGEIDIIAKDGKELVFIEVKYRRNLEKGDPAEAVHFLKQRKIRDAARRYLYRHHLGEDIPCRFDVVAILGQEIRLIKDAF; from the coding sequence TTGAAAAACCATCGGGAGGTTGGACGCGAGTTTGAGGATGCGGCCGCCGCATATCTGGAAAGTAAAGGATATGTAATATTAGAGCGAAATTATGGGGACCGTAAGGGAGAAATTGATATTATCGCAAAGGATGGAAAGGAACTCGTCTTTATCGAGGTAAAGTACCGGCGGAATCTGGAAAAAGGGGATCCTGCGGAAGCAGTCCATTTTTTGAAACAAAGAAAAATCAGGGATGCTGCCAGGAGATATCTGTACCGGCACCATCTGGGAGAGGACATTCCCTGCAGGTTTGACGTGGTGGCGATCCTGGGCCAGGAAATCCGGCTGATAAAAGACGCATTTTAA
- the pgeF gene encoding peptidoglycan editing factor PgeF encodes MWKRKASDMRLDYKTMEKVPYLSFPILERTGLVKQGFSTKLGGVSQGKFATMNFTFTRGDNRSHVLENYSRMAKALGVDMERMVLSYQTHTTNVRLVTEEDAGKGIVKERDYEDVDGLITDVPGITLVTFYADCVPLYFLDPIHRAVGLSHSGWRGTVKRMGEVTVKKMEEAFGTKAEDVIACIGPSICMECYEVGSEVAQEFMKGFDRKHWGEILWEKEDGKYLLDLWRANEIVLLEAGVKQENIQVTDICTHCNSDLLFSHRTTGNERGNLAAFLGIAEKR; translated from the coding sequence ATGTGGAAGCGAAAAGCTAGTGATATGAGATTGGATTATAAAACAATGGAAAAGGTGCCTTATTTGTCTTTTCCGATTTTAGAAAGAACCGGGCTGGTTAAACAAGGTTTTTCAACGAAGCTGGGCGGCGTCAGCCAGGGAAAGTTTGCTACTATGAATTTTACATTTACCCGGGGAGATAATCGGTCACATGTCCTGGAAAACTACAGCCGGATGGCAAAGGCTCTGGGAGTTGATATGGAACGGATGGTTTTGTCCTATCAGACCCATACCACCAATGTCCGGCTGGTGACAGAAGAGGACGCAGGGAAAGGAATTGTAAAGGAACGGGATTATGAAGATGTGGATGGATTGATCACAGATGTTCCTGGAATTACTCTGGTCACTTTTTATGCAGATTGTGTCCCCCTTTATTTTCTGGATCCGATCCACAGAGCTGTTGGGCTCAGCCATTCCGGCTGGAGGGGAACCGTGAAACGCATGGGGGAAGTTACTGTTAAAAAAATGGAGGAAGCCTTTGGAACAAAGGCGGAGGATGTGATCGCCTGCATCGGTCCCAGCATTTGCATGGAATGCTATGAGGTGGGAAGTGAAGTCGCCCAGGAGTTTATGAAAGGGTTTGACAGGAAGCATTGGGGCGAAATATTATGGGAAAAGGAAGATGGGAAATATTTGCTGGACCTTTGGCGGGCAAATGAAATTGTGCTGCTGGAGGCTGGAGTAAAGCAGGAAAATATCCAGGTTACGGATATCTGTACCCATTGCAATTCAGATCTTTTATTTTCCCATCGGACGACCGGAAATGAGAGAGGAAATCTGGCTGCGTTTTTAGGGATCGCAGAAAAAAGATAA
- a CDS encoding ribose-phosphate pyrophosphokinase: protein MANDYVFNDQLPVAPLKIAALESCRELAGKVNDHIVGFRRNDIQELIRRKADLHYRGYDVDSYLLKCECPRFGSGEAKGIIRESVRGTDVFVMADVTNYSITYTVNGYTNHMSPDDHFQDLKRIIGACSATAHRVCVIMPFLYESRQHKRTKRESLDCAMALEELVHMGVSNIITFDAHDPRVQNAIPLNGFDNFMPTYQFVKAVLRKYPHLKINKEHLMVISPDEGAMDRAVYLANNLSVDMGMFYKRRDYSKVIDGRNPIVAHEFLGASVEGKTVLIVDDMISSGESMLDTAKELKERKADKVIVCCTFGLFTNGLSKFDEYYSRGYIDCVVTTNLNYRPMELLDREWYVEADISKYIAAVVNSLNHDVPISTALSSTDKIQNLLKKYLA from the coding sequence ATGGCAAATGATTATGTATTTAACGACCAGCTACCTGTTGCACCCTTAAAGATTGCAGCGCTGGAAAGCTGCCGGGAACTGGCCGGAAAAGTAAATGACCACATCGTAGGTTTCCGCAGAAATGATATCCAGGAGCTTATACGCCGTAAAGCTGATCTTCACTATCGCGGTTATGATGTGGACTCCTATCTTCTTAAATGCGAGTGCCCACGTTTTGGAAGCGGAGAAGCAAAAGGCATCATCAGGGAATCTGTCCGGGGTACGGATGTATTCGTGATGGCGGACGTCACCAATTACAGCATAACCTATACGGTCAATGGTTATACCAACCATATGTCTCCTGACGATCATTTTCAGGATTTAAAAAGAATCATTGGTGCCTGCAGCGCAACGGCCCACAGGGTATGCGTCATTATGCCGTTTTTATATGAAAGCCGTCAGCACAAGAGAACCAAAAGGGAATCTTTAGACTGCGCCATGGCATTGGAAGAACTGGTTCACATGGGAGTCAGCAACATCATTACCTTTGATGCCCACGACCCCAGAGTTCAAAATGCCATCCCATTAAACGGATTTGACAATTTCATGCCCACCTACCAGTTTGTCAAGGCAGTTTTAAGGAAGTATCCGCATTTAAAGATTAATAAAGAGCATTTAATGGTCATCAGTCCGGATGAGGGTGCCATGGACCGTGCCGTATACCTGGCAAACAATTTAAGTGTGGACATGGGTATGTTTTATAAAAGACGAGATTACTCCAAAGTGATAGACGGACGGAACCCTATTGTTGCCCACGAGTTCTTGGGTGCTTCCGTAGAGGGCAAGACGGTGCTGATCGTAGACGATATGATCTCCTCCGGAGAGAGTATGCTGGATACGGCTAAGGAATTAAAAGAACGGAAAGCGGACAAGGTTATTGTTTGCTGTACCTTTGGCCTGTTTACCAACGGACTGTCTAAATTTGACGAGTATTACAGCCGGGGCTACATAGACTGTGTTGTTACAACAAATTTAAATTACCGTCCAATGGAATTGCTTGACAGGGAATGGTATGTGGAAGCAGACATCAGTAAATACATTGCGGCAGTTGTGAATTCCTTAAATCATGACGTACCCATAAGTACTGCTCTTTCATCTACGGACAAGATACAGAATTTGTTAAAAAAATATCTGGCATAA
- a CDS encoding DUF512 domain-containing protein has product MSKRGHIIKEVDPGSIADQLELEPGDAVLSIDGNELEDIFDYEYYINSESVLMTVKKKDGEEWELEIENQYEDLGITFENGLMSEYRSCRNKCIFCFIDQMPPGMRETLYFKDDDSRLSFLQGNYVTLTNMSDHDIDRIIKFKLAPINISVHTTNPALRCEMLHNRFAGKALDKIQRLYEAEIPMNGQIVLCKGVNDGKELERTIGDLSKFLPYMESVSAVPVGMSKYRDGLYPLQPFTAEDAKEILKIIERWQKKLYKTHGNHFIHASDELYILAGRPFPEEKRYDGYIQLENGVGMLRLLDEEIKAALETMEDDHKSEEISIATGKLAAPYIEKHAKLVQEKFPGRIIHVYSITNVFFGEQITVAGLITGQDLIGQLKDKPLGRRLLLPECMFRSGEEVFLDDLTRQDVQNALQVQVDIVKSSGQDFVQAVLEPVEESEASYEGYELNTLAGIPLCPEDQAGREKYPTGIHLCPENMGEGEKGNII; this is encoded by the coding sequence ATGAGCAAAAGAGGACATATCATAAAAGAAGTGGATCCCGGCTCCATTGCAGATCAGTTGGAACTTGAGCCAGGGGATGCGGTCCTGTCCATAGATGGCAATGAACTGGAAGACATTTTTGATTATGAGTATTATATTAACAGCGAGTCCGTTCTCATGACCGTGAAAAAGAAAGACGGGGAAGAGTGGGAACTGGAAATAGAGAACCAATACGAGGACTTAGGTATCACCTTTGAGAACGGACTGATGAGCGAATACAGATCCTGCCGGAACAAATGCATTTTCTGTTTTATTGACCAGATGCCCCCTGGAATGAGAGAGACCCTGTATTTTAAGGATGACGATTCCAGGCTTTCCTTTTTACAGGGGAACTACGTGACGCTGACCAATATGAGCGATCATGACATCGACCGCATCATCAAATTTAAGCTGGCACCTATTAATATTTCCGTCCATACCACCAATCCTGCCTTAAGGTGTGAGATGCTTCACAACCGGTTTGCAGGCAAAGCCCTGGATAAGATCCAAAGGCTGTATGAGGCGGAAATCCCCATGAACGGACAGATCGTGCTGTGCAAGGGCGTCAATGACGGAAAGGAACTGGAGAGGACCATAGGGGATTTATCAAAATTCCTCCCATACATGGAGAGCGTATCCGCAGTCCCTGTGGGAATGTCAAAATACCGGGATGGCCTTTATCCCTTACAGCCCTTTACGGCCGAAGATGCAAAAGAGATCTTAAAAATCATTGAACGGTGGCAGAAAAAGCTTTATAAAACCCATGGGAATCATTTCATTCACGCCAGCGACGAGCTTTATATCCTGGCCGGGCGGCCCTTTCCGGAAGAGAAGCGTTACGACGGATATATTCAGCTGGAAAACGGTGTAGGCATGCTCCGGCTTTTGGATGAGGAAATTAAGGCTGCTCTGGAAACTATGGAGGATGACCATAAGTCCGAAGAAATCTCAATAGCAACAGGAAAGCTGGCTGCCCCTTATATTGAAAAACATGCAAAACTGGTACAGGAAAAATTTCCCGGGCGGATCATTCATGTTTACTCTATTACCAATGTTTTTTTCGGTGAGCAGATCACAGTGGCAGGCTTAATCACCGGGCAGGACCTGATCGGACAACTTAAGGATAAGCCCCTTGGCAGACGGTTATTGCTTCCGGAATGCATGTTCCGAAGCGGAGAAGAGGTATTTCTTGATGACCTGACCCGTCAGGATGTACAAAATGCTTTACAAGTACAGGTAGATATTGTAAAATCAAGCGGTCAGGATTTTGTACAGGCAGTTCTTGAGCCGGTAGAAGAGAGTGAAGCTTCTTATGAAGGATATGAGTTAAACACCCTTGCGGGTATACCTTTGTGCCCGGAAGATCAGGCAGGAAGGGAGAAATACCCTACAGGTATACATTTATGCCCAGAAAACATGGGCGAGGGAGAGAAAGGAAATATTATATGA
- the der gene encoding ribosome biogenesis GTPase Der gives MSKPVVAIVGRPNVGKSTLFNVLAGDTISIVKDTPGVTRDRIYADCTWLDMNFTLIDTGGIEPDSSDIILSQMREQAEIAIATADVIIFIVDVRQGLVDADSKVADMLRKSKKPIVLAVNKVDSFQKFGNDVYEFYNLGIGDPVPVSAASRLGLGELLDEVAKHFSAFDTDEEEDDRPRIAVVGKPNVGKSSIINQLLGENRVIVSNIAGTTRDAVDTEIVHNGTEYVFIDTAGLRRKSKIKEELERYSIIRTVTAVERADVVVVVIDAEEGVTEQDAKIAGIAHERGKGIIVAVNKWDAIEKNDKTIYEYTNKIKNTLSFMPYAEYLFISAKTGQRMNKLFEVIDMVRENQTLRVATGVLNEIMTEAVALQQPPSDKGKRLRLYYITQVAVKPPTFVIFVNDKELTHFSYTRYLENRIREAFGFRGTSLKFIYRERSGKEQ, from the coding sequence ATGAGTAAACCAGTAGTTGCCATCGTAGGCCGCCCCAATGTGGGAAAGTCTACTTTATTTAATGTTTTGGCCGGTGATACCATTTCTATTGTAAAGGACACGCCGGGCGTTACCAGGGACCGGATCTATGCAGACTGTACCTGGCTGGATATGAATTTTACCCTGATTGATACAGGAGGCATTGAGCCGGACAGCAGTGACATCATCCTGTCCCAGATGCGGGAGCAGGCGGAGATCGCCATTGCCACTGCAGATGTTATCATCTTTATCGTGGATGTCCGTCAGGGACTGGTGGATGCGGATTCCAAGGTCGCTGACATGCTTCGGAAGTCAAAAAAGCCTATCGTCCTTGCGGTCAATAAGGTGGATAGCTTCCAGAAATTTGGAAATGATGTATATGAGTTCTATAACCTGGGAATTGGTGATCCGGTTCCGGTTTCCGCAGCTTCCAGACTGGGTCTTGGAGAGCTTCTTGATGAAGTGGCAAAGCATTTCAGTGCTTTTGATACAGATGAAGAAGAGGATGACAGGCCGAGAATTGCGGTTGTGGGAAAACCAAACGTAGGAAAATCTTCTATTATAAATCAGCTCTTGGGAGAAAACCGGGTTATTGTCTCCAACATTGCAGGCACTACCAGGGATGCGGTGGATACAGAGATCGTCCATAATGGAACGGAATATGTGTTCATTGATACGGCAGGACTGAGACGGAAAAGTAAGATCAAAGAAGAACTGGAGCGCTACAGTATCATCCGTACCGTTACGGCAGTTGAACGGGCCGATGTGGTGGTAGTGGTTATTGATGCTGAGGAAGGCGTAACCGAGCAGGACGCAAAAATTGCGGGTATTGCCCATGAGCGGGGTAAGGGCATCATTGTTGCAGTCAACAAATGGGACGCCATTGAAAAGAATGATAAGACAATCTATGAATATACAAACAAGATCAAAAATACCCTGTCCTTTATGCCTTATGCAGAGTACCTGTTTATTTCAGCAAAGACCGGACAGAGGATGAATAAGCTGTTCGAGGTGATTGATATGGTTCGGGAGAACCAGACCCTTCGGGTGGCTACCGGAGTTCTAAACGAAATCATGACAGAAGCCGTGGCCCTTCAGCAGCCGCCGTCTGACAAGGGCAAGCGGTTAAGGCTCTATTATATCACCCAGGTTGCCGTAAAGCCTCCGACTTTTGTAATCTTTGTAAATGACAAGGAACTGACCCACTTTTCCTATACCAGATATTTAGAAAACAGGATCCGGGAAGCATTCGGTTTCCGGGGAACCTCCCTTAAGTTTATATATAGAGAAAGAAGCGGAAAGGAACAGTAG
- the plsY gene encoding glycerol-3-phosphate 1-O-acyltransferase PlsY, which yields MERIICLFAGYLFGLIQSGYFYGKAHKIDIRNYGSGNSGTTNALRVMGAKAGAVVFFGDFLKSLLPCLMIRVLFRSQPEMIYLLLLYTGFGVILGHNYPFYLNFKGGKGIAATAGLIVAADLRMTLLCLAAFILIVAITRYVSLGSLVVATIFIVWMCLFGWMGAYGIDQKLLPEFYIVTALISGQAFWRHRANIGRLVRGRENKISFRSGEK from the coding sequence ATGGAACGAATCATCTGTCTTTTTGCAGGTTATTTATTTGGACTCATACAGTCCGGTTATTTTTACGGAAAGGCCCATAAAATCGATATCCGGAATTACGGAAGCGGTAATTCCGGTACAACCAATGCCTTAAGGGTCATGGGGGCAAAAGCCGGAGCAGTGGTCTTTTTTGGAGATTTTTTAAAGTCATTGCTGCCTTGCCTGATGATCCGGGTCCTGTTCCGGTCCCAGCCGGAGATGATTTATCTTCTGTTATTATATACGGGCTTTGGCGTTATTCTCGGCCATAATTACCCGTTCTACCTTAATTTCAAAGGCGGCAAGGGCATCGCGGCCACTGCCGGGCTGATCGTAGCTGCTGATTTAAGAATGACCCTTTTATGTCTGGCGGCATTTATTTTGATCGTTGCCATTACAAGATATGTTTCTCTGGGCTCTCTGGTGGTTGCAACGATTTTTATTGTATGGATGTGTCTTTTTGGATGGATGGGAGCCTATGGGATTGATCAAAAATTGCTGCCGGAATTCTACATAGTGACGGCGCTCATAAGCGGTCAGGCATTCTGGCGTCACCGGGCAAATATCGGGCGCCTTGTCCGTGGCAGAGAGAATAAAATTTCCTTTCGTTCAGGGGAAAAATAA